The proteins below come from a single Eriocheir sinensis breed Jianghai 21 chromosome 11, ASM2467909v1, whole genome shotgun sequence genomic window:
- the LOC126996948 gene encoding caspase-like gives MDTKKLVCLVKIGNMDGVRNLVRQGTPLDYLEDRRSPLMHAAVSKKVGMVRELLDMGASVDFTNDDGLTALHCAATSGSLKEAEALLDAGAELEGRTNTGRTPLALACRNGRLPTAKMLLERGADPNARDNTGWTLLFMAARAGSLPVVKWLVEELDADPRPEINGRTAEKLAEIKKHQEVAEYLRNVLRDLPDPIQEGPSLKKSPSGTSKRDAEKLPVRANSLHESHWVSGGAVGPAELRVKYAHQLVQPSHDVYDTTTDPPGLVLLLNYRNFSEVTHLEREGAEYDTINLVSVFEQMGYEVESHENKTWEETIWCLKEFSESERLKKVGCAIVVVSSHGGNEKRSFSTSDCQDVSVDYIHNLFIENQCREVREMAKLFFFQFCRGDFSPEYHVEHQMDNLRRAAPENIISFFSTSDGFVSYRAPLRGSKFLLVLCEVLAENAHEECLDELFREVQRRYSMDELRATPEKQDLNFMKKFYFNPRPREC, from the exons ATGGATACAAAAAAGTTG GTCTGCCTGGTGAAGATCGGGAACATGGATGGGGTGAGGAATTTAGTTCGGCAGGGCACTCCTCTGGACTACCTCGAGGACCGCCGCTCGCCTCTCATGCACGCAGCGGTATCCAAGAAAGTGGGCATGGTGCGCGAGTTGCTGGACATGGGCGCTTCTGTTGACTTCACAAACGACGACG GCTTGACGGCCCTACACTGCGCGGCCACCAGCGGGTCACTGAAGGAGGCTGAGGCGCTGTTGGATGCTGGGGCAGAGCTGGAGGGAAGGACCAACACAG GCAGAACACCGCTGGCTCTGGCGTGCCGCAATGGACGTCTCCCCACGGCCAAGATGCTGCTGGAGAGAGGAGCTGATCCTAACGCGAGGGACAATACAG GGTGGACGCTGCTCTTCATGGCTGCCCGCGCTGGTTCCTTGCCGGTGGTTAAGTGGCTGGTGGAGGAGCTGGACGCCGACCCCCGCCCAGAAATCAATGGAAGAACCGCGGAGAAGTTGGCAGAGATCAAGAAACATCAGGAGGTGGCAGAGTACTTGAGGAACGTTCTCCGAGACCTCCCTGACCCA ATACAGGAAGGACCGAGCCTGAAGAAGTCGCCTAGTGGTACGTCAAAAAGAGACGCCGAGAAATTGCCCGTCCGAGCCAACAGTCTTCATGAGTCACATTGG GTGAGTGGCGGGGCAGTCGGTCCTGCGGAGCTGAGGGTGAAGTATGCCCACCAGTTGGTCCAGCCGAGCCATGATGTTTACGACACCACCACCGACCCCCCAGGcctagtcctcctcctcaactACAGAAATTTTTCGGAGGTCACTCATCTGGAAAGAGAAGGAGCTGAGTACGACACTATTAACCTCGTCAGCGTGTTCGAGCAGATGGGTTACGAGGTTGAGAGTCACGAGAACAAGACGTGGGAGGAAACTATCTGGTGTCTGAAAGAATTTTCCGAGTCAGAACGTCTGAAGAAAGTTGGCTGCGCTATCGTGGTAGTTTCTTCTCACGGAGGCAATGAAAAGCGTTCCTTCTCCACTTCGGACTGCCAAGACGTGTCTGTCGACTACATTCACAACCTTTTCATCGAAAATCAGTgcagggaagtgagggagatggCTAAACTATTCTTCTTCCAGTTTTGCCGTGGAGATTTTTCCCCCGAATATCACGTCGAACATCAAATGGACAACTTGAGACGCGCAGCTCCAGAAAACATCATCAGTTTTTTCAGCACCTCCGACGGGTTCGTCAGCTACAGGGCTCCGCTCAGAGGCAGCAAGTTCTTGTTAGTCCTGTGCGAGGTTCTGGCCGAGAATGCCCATGAAGAATGCCTTGATGAACTCTTCCGGGAGGTGCAGCGGCGATACAGTATGGATGAGTTGCGTGCCACGCCGGAGAAGCAGGACCTCAACTTTATGAAGAAATTCTACTTTAATCCTCGCCCCAGAGAGTGTTAG